A window of Mobiluncus massiliensis genomic DNA:
GTTTTACCCCGCAACGCAAAGGCACTCTGCGTAGCGATGCCGTTACCGTGCGCTCTTATGGACCTCTGGGGCTGGGCGCCCGCCAGTTTTCTGCCCCCATCGTGCAGGAAGTGAAAGTGCTGCCGGAGTTTCGCAGCGCCAAGTATCTGCCCTCGCGCCTGAAAACGTTACGTCGTTTGGAGGGCAACTCCCTGGTCATGCAACGCGGACAAGGCTCGGAGTTCGATTCCCTGCGGGAATACGTCCCCGGCGACGACGTGCGCGATATCGAGTGGCACTCTTCCGCAAGGTTGCGCACCCCGGTGGTAAAGACTTGGCGCCCCGAGCGCGACCGCAACGTCATCATCTGCTTGGATTCCTCCCGCAGCGCCGCGGTGCGGCTTGATAAATACCCCCGACTGGATGCCTCTATGGAGGCGGCCCTGCTGCTCGGAGCATTGGCTGGCAGCGCCGGGGATCGGGTACACCTTATCGCGTTCGACAATCAGATTCGTTTCCATATTCAACCGGATCGAGGTGTCGGACTCATCACCGAGATGGCGCAGGCCTTGGCCGATTTGCAGGTTTCATTGACCGAAGCGAACTGGTCAGGGCTCAGTCACACTTTGCTCTCCGGATTGCGGCAACGTTCTCTGGTTGTGATTTTGACAGGTTTGGAAGGCGGGGCGGAACGGTCCGGCTTGATGCCGATGGTAGAAGCGCTGTCCTCCCGACATCACGTGCTGGTGGCGAACTCTTTGGATCCCGAGTTGACCCGTTTGGCTCAACTGCCTGGCCAATGGAATCTCAATGATGCCAAGCAGTCGCTGAGTCGGTTCAATCCCGCGGACGCTTTCCTGGCGGCAGCGGCGATGGCGGAGTTGAATGAACACGAGGAAGCGGGGAATCTGTTGCCCCTGTTGGGGGGACATTTGTTGAACGCCACCCCTGAAAAGCTGCCTCCCAACTTGGCAGATGCCTACATTTCGTTAAAACGCCGCGGGCAGATTTGAGACGCGGTTTACCAGTAAGGGTCGATATCTTCCGGATGTTTGCCGATGAGCTGGGAAGATTCCTCCAGCACCACTCCGTGAATGAGGGAACGCAGATCATCCGTGGAACGAGCACGCTGCTCTAGGGGACGGCGATACACCACTACCTGGGCGGGCAAACTTTTGCCTGGGTCAGAGCCGAAACCTCTGCCCAAGACCACTGACTCGCTCTCCCAAGGTGCCGGGTCCGAAGGCGGAACGTCCTCCACCCCGTACTGGATAGCAGCTAGTTCTGGGCAAGCCGCCACCAGGGAGCGAACTTCCTGAATGACCAGTTCATCAAAGGTTTCTCGACGGGTTCGGTAACGCGGCAGCATCGCTGGAACCAAGACTCCGCGATTGCCCCGGCCATGGCGATCGCGGCAGACATAGGCACGCCGCAGCCGCGGCCCGCTGCTGACATCCCAGCGAATCTCGCCGCCCAAATCCAAGACACGAACCCGATTGGTTCCAGTAGTTTTTTCACTCATTGCTCTTAGCTTATCCCGCGGTGGCACTCGGGTCGAGGATGTCCCGTACAAATCGCCGCGAACACCCGTCAAGCCCTCAATCCCCACTCTCTCCCGGCCCGGAATCGGCGTTGACAAGCGAGCCTGACTGCATCTGGCACTGGTCGGCAGTATGCTGAGAAAGTGACTTATACGCGCCGTTGTTCCAAACCGAGCTGCCCTAATCCGGCGGTGGCGACGATGACTTTTGACTATCGGGAGCGCAGCGCAATCATTGGCCCACTCTCCGCCCATCGGAATCCTGGAGCATACGATTTTTGCCGTGAACACGCCGAAAAACTGACGGCGCCACGGGGCTGGGAGGTCGTCCATTTGACGAATTCTTTTACACCCCCGCCGCCCAACGATGAGGAACTGATGGCTTTGGCCAACGCGGTGAAAGCAGCAGCACAAAATCCCACCCCCCGTCAAACTGTGCGTCCCGAAGGCTATCGCGGCCCCTTGGGAAGGGAACCTCAGCCCGGGTGGAGTGATAGCGTGCGCGAAAAGCCCGATACCACCGGGAAACGCCACGGTCACCTGACTTTAGTGCCGCCCCCGAAACAAGTCAGCTAAAACATTAGACCGGCCAACTTGGCTGTTGACCGGTCTAATTGTGATTCGTTCACAGGTGAATGTAGGTGTGCGCGTTCGGGCCTTCCTTGTCCCGGAAACGCTTCCACGAGGCGTGAATTTCTTTCTCCGCTTCAATTCGACCAACCCAGTTAGCGCCTTCCACCGACTTGCCAGGTTCCAGGTCTTTGTAAACTTCAAAGAAGTGCTGAATTTCGAGGCGATGGAACTCCGAAACATCCTCGAGCTCGGTGCGCCACGCAGCGCGTTGGTCTGTAGCGGGAACACACAGGACTTTATCGTCGCCACCATGTTCGTCAGTCATGCGGAACATCCCCAGTGCCCGGCAATTGATGACACAGCCAGGGAATGTTGGCTCTTCCAAAAGGACCAAGGCATCGAGCGGGTCTCCATCCATCCCTAAAGAGTCATCAATGAAACCGTAGTCATCAGGGTAGCGTGTAGAGGTGAACAGCATTCGATCCAAAACAATCCGACCTGTCTCGTGATCGACTTCGTACTTATTGCGATTCCCCTTTGGAATCTCAATGGTCACATTGAACGTCAAAAAATCTTCAGCCATTATTTTCTTCGGCATCCTTACTTTTGTGCCACCGGTGTCTCCGGATTGGCATTGCTTTGCATCGATGTCACCTGCTTTGGCGAGCATCTCTGTAAAACCATTGTGCCACACCCGCACCCCAGAGCGACATCTTCTATACTAGATGGGGTTGTTTCCGAACAGAAAACCGTTTGACAAGGGGGGTCGGTGCGCGCCAAAGGACGACTAAACGCAACGATAATCGCAGGCGCCCTGATTCTCGGCGGCGCTTACGTCGGTGCTGACGGAGCGGACTTGGTGCCAGGTATTTTGACCTTCAAACCACCTCTCCCCCGAGTGGTTCCATTCCCTGACTCCCCCGCAGTCAACCCCGAACCTACCGAGATTCCTCTCTTTGCCAAATCCACCGATTTCGATGCCAATACATATAAAACCCTAGTGCGCCAATTCGCCACGGATTACCGCCTCGCCAACGCGAAACTCTCCTTCTGGGTAGGCGACAGGGATGGTGTGGAACTCGCCTCTTATGAGCCCCAAAGCGCGCTGACCGCTGCTTCTACGACAAAACTTCTCACCGCGGTGGCGGCGCTGCACGAATTCGGCCCCGAGGCGCGAGCTCGCACGGTAGTGGCCTGGGATAACGATAAGCGCAAGCTGTTTTTAATCGGCGGCGGCGATGCGCTGCTGGGGTTGGGGGCGGACTCACCACGTTCCATAAAAGGCTACGCCGGCCTAGACACTCTCGCGACTGACACGATAGTGGCACTTTCCTCCCAAACTCCAGGGAAATCTGAACATCATGAGGCCTCCCCTACCAATAAATCGGTGGCCTCGAGCACGAACTCACCGGCCTCTGGGAACAATGCCCCCACGGGCAGCCTGTTGAATGGAAAGCCCTACACGTTAGTGTTAGACACCTCCTGGTTCGGCTCTGAAACAGCCTCCCCATTTTGGCGTGAGGGAGACAACCGCTGGGTCGGCCCGATTCAAGGCATGGCCATCAATACCGGTCTGGTCGACCCGAACTCTGACAATGGATATCACCCGGATGCCGCACAGGTTGTAGGTCAGGCATTTGCCGAGGCCTTGAATCGTTTAGGCGGGGCAGGACCAGCCAAAATCGAGGTAGGAAAATCTGGTTTGGCCTCGAATAAGCTCCTGGACCCGCTCTCCGAGCTACCGCAAATCGCTACTGAGGTTTCCACCAGTCACGGTCCGACCCCGATTGCCTACGCACAAGGGGCCCCGCTCGCCCAGGTGGAACGGCAAATGTTAAAGGTTTCGGATAATACTTTGGCTGAAAGCCTTGGAAGGCTGGTAGCGCTGCACCGTAAGGCAAAACCGACCTTCGCTGCCTCCGGGGCGGCGGTCATGGATTCGCTACGGGAATTGGGCTTGGACTTGGGCGAAACTGAGCTGAAAGGCTGCTCGGGGCTGGCTTATGACACCCGGATACCTGCCCGAGTTTTAGCGGATGCGGTGCGGTTATCAATGAGTAAAGACCATCCCGAACTGCATTCTGTTACTGCCAATGTCCCGGTAGCCGGGGCGGATGGCACTCTGGAACACGTTTACCAGGGCACTTTTGCCGCGGGAGTGGTTCGCGGCAAAACCGGCACGTTGGGAATTACGAATTCTCTGGCAGGGACATTCGTGCGCAATAACCAGGAGTTCGTCTATGCCCTGGTCATCTCTGGTTACCCGGAATCTCAGGGCGGACCCAGTATTCAAGCTAAACAGATGTTTATCAACGGTTTGCTCGGCGCGACGACCTCTTTCTCTAACGTCGACCCAAAGAGCCAGCCGTCCACCCCTGCTCCAAATGCCCCCGCGCCGGCGAATCCGGCTGCTCCCGTCGACTAAAACAGCTGCATCCCACATTCTGAAATACTGCTTTCGCTTTTTGGCTGCGAGATTGCTACAATCGCAGCATGACTAAACGAATGCCTCGCTGACGTGCACGTCAGCCTCTAAACGTCCAGCGCCACGTCCGGTGCTGAGCATTCGTATCTCCATGTTCCTGCGTGCCCGTCAGAGTCAAAATCTTTGGGACAAGTTTGTACAGCCATAACTCACGCAAAGGAAACTACGATGTCTAAAACCACTATTGGACCCAACTGGGTCGACCACCCCGAATGGGGTTTCGATACTCTGCAAATTCATGCAGGCTACACCGGCGATCCGACCACCGGCACGCAAACGGTGCCGATTTATGCCACGAACGCGTTTCACTTCCCAAGTGTGGAATCGGCGGCTGCCCGTTTTGCTTTGCAAGAGCTGGGACCGATTTATTCCCGCCTGGGTAATCCCACCAACGATGCTTTGGAAGCTCGGATCGCTGCGCTGGAAGGCGGGGTCGGGGCGATTGCCACCGGATCGGGTCAAGCTGCCATCACGCTAACTATTTTGACTTTGGCTTCGAAAGGTCAAAATGTGGTGGCCTCAAATTCGATTTACGGGGGCACTTTCAACCTTTTGGGCCATACTTTAGAACGCCTCGGCATCGAAGTGCGTTTTGTTGACGATCCTCGTGACATTAGCCAGTGGGCGGATCGCACGGACGCGAACACGGCGGCCTACTACGGGGAGCTGGTACCCAATCCGCAAGGCGACGTACTAGATCTCGAACCATTAGCCCAAACCGCACACCGAGCCGGGGTTCCACTCATTGTCGACAATACGGTGCCTACCCCTTACCTGTGCCGTCCCATCGAGTTCGGGGCGGATATCGTAGTGCATTCCGCCACCAAGTACCTGGGCGGACACGGGTCAGCCATGCTCGGTATCGTGGTTGATTCCGGCCGCTTCGATTACGCTGCGGCGAAAGCGGCCCCACGTTTCCCCGGTTTCAACACTCCCGACCCTTCCTATCACGGGGTTGTTTATGCCCGCGATTTCGGTGTTCAGGGCGCATTGGGGGCGAACCTGGCATTTATTTTGAAAGCGCGTGTCGAAGGCCAGCGGGACTTGGGCTTCGTGGCTTCACCTTTCGCGGTGTGGACAGTCGGACTGGGAGTGGATACGTTGAGCCTGCGGATGGAGCGCCACATTGCCAACACTCGTCTGGTTGCTGAATTCCTGGAGTCTCAGGTGGGCGCGGGCTTAGTGGAGACGGTGCGGTGGTCCTCGCTACCTTCCTCCCCGTTCTATGCCCTGGCCCAAAAATATACCCCGAAGGGGTGCGGTTCCCTGTTGAACTTCGATTTGGCCGGAGGCCTACAGGCCGGTAAAGCATTTATCAATTCCCTGGAATTACTGGCAAATGTCGCTAATATCGGAGATGTGCGTTCCTTGGCGATTCACCCGGCTTCCACCACTCATGCTCAGCTAACTACAGCCGAACTGTTGGCGCAGGGCATCACGCCCGGTACCGTCAGGCTGTCGATTGGCACCGAAGACCCCAAGGATATTTTGGCTGACATTGAGCTCGGTCTGGCCGCGGCACGGCAAGCGAATGCCGCGTAACTGGATGAAACTATCTCTCGCTTAGGAAAACCGATGACTATCAAAGACCTCTACGCGGCTCACCGCCCCGCGCTATCGCCTCCCGGTGAGGCTGGCTCTGCCCCTCGCGGGGACGGGTCAGGACGAGACTTGCGGGTATCGTACGAGCTGTATCCGCCGCGCAATGCCCGCCCGACTTCCCAGGCCTGGGCAGGCATAGACCGGCTTTTAGATTCTCGTCCCGATTACGTCTCTGTAACTTTTGGAACGAGTGGTACAACACCGGATGCTTCACAATCCGTCCTTTGGCATGCTTTGAAGCGTTCGGGGCGGCCTGTCCTGGCTCATCTGACCTGCGTGGGGAAAACCCGCGCCAAGCTGGTGGGAATCATTCAAGACATGATGGACTTAGGAGTGCGCGATTTCCTCGCACTGCGCGGGGATGAGGCACCGGAGGATGCGCCAGGAGAATCGGAGTCGGGCGAATTTGACCGAGCGTTCCAACTTGTGCAGCTGATTCGAGAGGTTTCCGCTGATTACCTCGGGGACGAACACGCCGTCAGTATCGCGGTGGCTGCCTATCCGGCGGGAAGCATTCAGACCCGCACGGATGCGGTTCAGGCTCTGGTGCAAAAGCAGGCGGCCGGCGCTGATTTTGCTATCACTCAAGTGTTTTACCAAGCCAAGGACTATGCCGAGTTGGTTCAGTCAGCAACGTACCAGGGCGTGACGATACCCATTGTTCCGGGAATCATTCCGTTTACAGATGTGCACCGTCTCCAGCGTCTCGAGGGTCTCACCGGGGTACCGGTGCCGGAAAAGATTATGACCTTAGCTAATATCGCCGATCCTGCCGAGAGAATCTTGGAGAGCCTGGGTGCCACCCTGGATTTCGTCAACGACCTCATCGAAGCCAACGCGCCCGGTATTCACTTTTACACGTTTAACCGACCCCGGCCCGTCTTGGACTTGGTGGAACACCTGCGTTCTCGCGGATTTGCCCACGTGGACCAGGAAGATTCGCACGACCTGCTCGGCCTGATGAACGCCGCCATGCACCGCATCTCTCCCTGAGCTCCGTTGCTCGATAAACCCGGCAGACCGAACCAAACCGAACTTAACAAAGAAAAACATACATTCGAACCTATTGAAGGGATTTATAGAAAATGACTGAAAAGCAGCCTTTTCCCGCCGCGACCGTAGCGGGTTACCCCCGGATTGGCGCAAACCGCGAACTGAAGCGAAGCCTGGAGCACTACTGGGCTCAAAAAATCGACCGCGCCACCTTCGACACCCAGATAAAACAACAGTTGGCGAACCGTATCAGCCACCTGAAAGACTTGGGATTGAACGAACCGGGGGCCAATCCTGCAGACTTTGTCCTCTACGACCAGGTTTTGACCCTGACTTGTGCCCTAGGGGCGGTACCCCAGCGTTTTGGTAACCTGGTACGCCCCGACGGCTCCCTGGACGTGGACGGAGAGTTCACCCTAGCCCGGGGCATTGATGATAAACCCGCTTTGGAAATGACTAAGTGGTTCGACACGAATTATCACTACCTGGTCCCCGAAATCGGCCCGTACACTCAGATTTCCGCCGTAGCCAATCCGTGGCTGGAACAGGTGAAGGCCGGGGGTAGTGCAGTGCGTCCGGTCCTCACCGGTCCGGTTACCTATCTGTTGGGAGCGAAAGCCAGCGCGGACGCCCCCGCTCATTTCCATCCCCTGAAACGACTGGACGCGGTATTGGCTGGATTCGAGGTTTTCCTGAGCCAGTTCGCGGCGGCCGGAGTAACTTGGGTTCAGTTTGACGAGCCGGCTTTGGTGTGTGACACCTGGTCGACTTCCCGCGAGGAAGTGCTGGCGGCAGCTCGTAAAACCTATGAAT
This region includes:
- a CDS encoding DUF58 domain-containing protein; amino-acid sequence: MAVSKRLAFLIALGIPLVLLTHWNSGAFFWLLVCLLVWLFDVIAAPSPRHLAITRSLPHTLRQRTETPYTVSVKNPTKRKFRAQIRDAWPPSLQALPRQQRLTLDAQSSTTLQASFTPQRKGTLRSDAVTVRSYGPLGLGARQFSAPIVQEVKVLPEFRSAKYLPSRLKTLRRLEGNSLVMQRGQGSEFDSLREYVPGDDVRDIEWHSSARLRTPVVKTWRPERDRNVIICLDSSRSAAVRLDKYPRLDASMEAALLLGALAGSAGDRVHLIAFDNQIRFHIQPDRGVGLITEMAQALADLQVSLTEANWSGLSHTLLSGLRQRSLVVILTGLEGGAERSGLMPMVEALSSRHHVLVANSLDPELTRLAQLPGQWNLNDAKQSLSRFNPADAFLAAAAMAELNEHEEAGNLLPLLGGHLLNATPEKLPPNLADAYISLKRRGQI
- a CDS encoding metallopeptidase family protein, whose translation is MSEKTTGTNRVRVLDLGGEIRWDVSSGPRLRRAYVCRDRHGRGNRGVLVPAMLPRYRTRRETFDELVIQEVRSLVAACPELAAIQYGVEDVPPSDPAPWESESVVLGRGFGSDPGKSLPAQVVVYRRPLEQRARSTDDLRSLIHGVVLEESSQLIGKHPEDIDPYW
- a CDS encoding DUF3499 domain-containing protein, producing the protein MTYTRRCSKPSCPNPAVATMTFDYRERSAIIGPLSAHRNPGAYDFCREHAEKLTAPRGWEVVHLTNSFTPPPPNDEELMALANAVKAAAQNPTPRQTVRPEGYRGPLGREPQPGWSDSVREKPDTTGKRHGHLTLVPPPKQVS
- a CDS encoding inorganic diphosphatase, producing the protein MTFNVTIEIPKGNRNKYEVDHETGRIVLDRMLFTSTRYPDDYGFIDDSLGMDGDPLDALVLLEEPTFPGCVINCRALGMFRMTDEHGGDDKVLCVPATDQRAAWRTELEDVSEFHRLEIQHFFEVYKDLEPGKSVEGANWVGRIEAEKEIHASWKRFRDKEGPNAHTYIHL
- a CDS encoding D-alanyl-D-alanine carboxypeptidase, which produces MRAKGRLNATIIAGALILGGAYVGADGADLVPGILTFKPPLPRVVPFPDSPAVNPEPTEIPLFAKSTDFDANTYKTLVRQFATDYRLANAKLSFWVGDRDGVELASYEPQSALTAASTTKLLTAVAALHEFGPEARARTVVAWDNDKRKLFLIGGGDALLGLGADSPRSIKGYAGLDTLATDTIVALSSQTPGKSEHHEASPTNKSVASSTNSPASGNNAPTGSLLNGKPYTLVLDTSWFGSETASPFWREGDNRWVGPIQGMAINTGLVDPNSDNGYHPDAAQVVGQAFAEALNRLGGAGPAKIEVGKSGLASNKLLDPLSELPQIATEVSTSHGPTPIAYAQGAPLAQVERQMLKVSDNTLAESLGRLVALHRKAKPTFAASGAAVMDSLRELGLDLGETELKGCSGLAYDTRIPARVLADAVRLSMSKDHPELHSVTANVPVAGADGTLEHVYQGTFAAGVVRGKTGTLGITNSLAGTFVRNNQEFVYALVISGYPESQGGPSIQAKQMFINGLLGATTSFSNVDPKSQPSTPAPNAPAPANPAAPVD
- a CDS encoding PLP-dependent transferase, translated to MSKTTIGPNWVDHPEWGFDTLQIHAGYTGDPTTGTQTVPIYATNAFHFPSVESAAARFALQELGPIYSRLGNPTNDALEARIAALEGGVGAIATGSGQAAITLTILTLASKGQNVVASNSIYGGTFNLLGHTLERLGIEVRFVDDPRDISQWADRTDANTAAYYGELVPNPQGDVLDLEPLAQTAHRAGVPLIVDNTVPTPYLCRPIEFGADIVVHSATKYLGGHGSAMLGIVVDSGRFDYAAAKAAPRFPGFNTPDPSYHGVVYARDFGVQGALGANLAFILKARVEGQRDLGFVASPFAVWTVGLGVDTLSLRMERHIANTRLVAEFLESQVGAGLVETVRWSSLPSSPFYALAQKYTPKGCGSLLNFDLAGGLQAGKAFINSLELLANVANIGDVRSLAIHPASTTHAQLTTAELLAQGITPGTVRLSIGTEDPKDILADIELGLAAARQANAA
- a CDS encoding methylenetetrahydrofolate reductase, whose translation is MTIKDLYAAHRPALSPPGEAGSAPRGDGSGRDLRVSYELYPPRNARPTSQAWAGIDRLLDSRPDYVSVTFGTSGTTPDASQSVLWHALKRSGRPVLAHLTCVGKTRAKLVGIIQDMMDLGVRDFLALRGDEAPEDAPGESESGEFDRAFQLVQLIREVSADYLGDEHAVSIAVAAYPAGSIQTRTDAVQALVQKQAAGADFAITQVFYQAKDYAELVQSATYQGVTIPIVPGIIPFTDVHRLQRLEGLTGVPVPEKIMTLANIADPAERILESLGATLDFVNDLIEANAPGIHFYTFNRPRPVLDLVEHLRSRGFAHVDQEDSHDLLGLMNAAMHRISP